Proteins co-encoded in one Salvelinus sp. IW2-2015 linkage group LG17, ASM291031v2, whole genome shotgun sequence genomic window:
- the LOC111976702 gene encoding ADP-ribosylation factor-like protein 8A, which translates to MIALINKLLDWFKTLFWKEEMELTLVGLQYSGKTTFVNVIASGQFSEDMIPTVGFNMRKITKGNVTIKLWDIGGQPRFRSMWERYCRGVSAIVYMVDAADPEKTEASKNELHNLLDKPQLQGIPVLVLGNKRDLPGALDEKELIERMNLSAIQDREICCYSISCKEKDNIDITLQWLIQHSRTKRSTS; encoded by the exons ATGATCGCATTGATCAACAAGCTCCTTGACTGGTTCAAAACACTGTTTTGGAAGGAGGAAATGGAGTTAACATTGGTGGGACTCCAGTATTCGGGCAAGACAACCTTCGTTAACGTGATCGCG TCGGGCCAGTTCAGCGAAGACATGATTCCCACAGTGGGCTTCAACATGAGGAAGATCACCAAGGGAAATGTCACCATCAAG CTGTGGGATATTGGCGGTCAGCCTCGATTCAGGAGCATGTGGGAGCGATACTGCAGAGGAGTCAGTGCCATTGT GTACATGGTTGACGCAGCTGACCCAGAAAAGACAGAGGCGTCTAAGAATGAACTACACAACTTGTTGGACAAGCCCCAGCTCCAGGGTATTCCT GTTCTTGTCTTGGGGAATAAGAGGGATCTTCCTGGGGCGCTTGATGAGAAggagctgattgagagaat GAACCTCTCGGCCATCCAAGACAGAGAGATCTGCTGTTACTCCATCTCCTGCAAGGAAAAGGACAACATCG ATATCACGCTACAGTGGCTGATCCAGCACTCTAGAACCAAGCGGAGCACTTCATGA